The Paraburkholderia sp. ZP32-5 genome includes a window with the following:
- a CDS encoding AI-2E family transporter: MKSDQLIERLAAVFALIVLVGGSLLVLAPFTTALLWGAILSYSSWGLYRRLTDAMGGRRKLAATLIVVLILLVVLGPFVYAGFAFGAHVHDIVAVVQRLFESGLPDLPGWVGRIPLVGSSIEAFWERVTSGNSELIAQLHTFAAPAGKWILAAAIAVTHGLGLLALSIVLAFFFYTGGEGAAAWLNAGMRRVAGERADYLLALAGSTIKGVVYGILGTALVQGVLAGFGYWIASVPAPALLGLATFFLSVVPGGPVIVWLPAAIWLYQGGATGWAIFLVIWGVLVVGMADNVIKPILIGKNSDMPLILVMLGILGGALAFGFLGVFIGPTLLAVAYTVLHDWAIGAPAAHALTSEAGTPVVDKPGRIEKAP, from the coding sequence GTGAAATCGGACCAACTGATTGAACGTCTTGCCGCTGTATTCGCGCTGATTGTCCTCGTGGGCGGTTCGTTGCTGGTGCTCGCGCCTTTTACGACCGCGCTGCTGTGGGGCGCCATTCTCAGTTACAGCTCGTGGGGGCTCTATCGGCGGCTGACCGATGCGATGGGCGGTCGGCGCAAGTTGGCTGCGACGCTGATCGTGGTTCTCATTCTGCTCGTCGTGCTCGGGCCATTCGTCTATGCGGGTTTTGCTTTTGGCGCGCATGTCCATGACATCGTGGCAGTGGTGCAGAGGCTATTCGAATCCGGGTTGCCCGATCTTCCGGGGTGGGTGGGGCGAATCCCGCTGGTCGGTTCGAGCATCGAGGCGTTTTGGGAGCGTGTGACCAGCGGCAATTCGGAATTGATCGCGCAACTGCACACGTTCGCGGCGCCCGCCGGCAAGTGGATACTGGCAGCGGCGATTGCGGTGACTCACGGGCTGGGACTGCTGGCGCTGAGTATCGTGCTCGCGTTCTTTTTTTATACGGGCGGTGAGGGGGCTGCTGCCTGGTTGAATGCGGGTATGCGGCGTGTTGCGGGTGAGCGTGCCGATTATCTGCTGGCACTGGCGGGCAGCACGATCAAGGGCGTGGTCTATGGGATTCTCGGCACGGCGCTTGTGCAGGGGGTTCTGGCGGGTTTCGGCTATTGGATTGCGAGCGTGCCGGCGCCAGCGCTGCTTGGGCTCGCGACATTTTTTCTATCGGTGGTGCCGGGCGGCCCAGTCATCGTATGGTTGCCAGCGGCGATCTGGCTGTATCAGGGCGGCGCGACGGGCTGGGCAATATTTCTGGTCATTTGGGGCGTGCTGGTCGTCGGTATGGCTGACAACGTCATCAAGCCGATTCTGATTGGAAAAAATAGCGATATGCCGTTAATCCTGGTGATGTTGGGTATTCTCGGCGGTGCGTTGGCTTTTGGCTTTCTGGGTGTATTCATAGGGCCGACTTTGTTGGCGGTTGCTTATACGGTGCTGCATGACTGGGCGATCGGTGCGCCGGCCGCGCATGCTCTGACGTCCGAAGCTGGAACCCCGGTCGTCGACAAGCCGGGTCGCATAGAGAAGGCACCTTGA